A stretch of the Capsicum annuum cultivar UCD-10X-F1 chromosome 10, UCD10Xv1.1, whole genome shotgun sequence genome encodes the following:
- the LOC107845685 gene encoding renalase isoform X2 — MTTSVATKVAIIGSGISGAVCASTLAKNGISVTLFESARGPGGRMSQRREMTEDGRELHFDHGAPYFSVSNNPGVLRLICEWQSKGLVDEWNEKFATFDFASKQFLDIEQEGLDKKYVGVPGMNSICKSLCQEPGVESRFGVGVGKLEWSDNEDSWSLMGLNGESLGSFKGVVTSDKSTFSQRFTNVTGKPVPIDMGKFPEIPLKMTEIPVNPCFALMLAFEEPLTEIPIRAFSFKKSKVLHRAFCDSSKPGRSRNSECWVLHSTAEYAQDVIAQTGLQKPSSATLAKVAEELFQEFQSTKLGIPPAFFKKAHRWGSAFPAISIAEDEKCLWDAKKRLAVCGDFCVSPDVEGAIISGLAAAAKCSEGLCHL; from the exons ATGACTACTAGTGTTGCTACCAAAGTTGCCATCATTGGTAGTGGAA tttcagGAGCTGTTTGTGCATCCACTTTGGCCAAGAATGGAATTTCAGTTACCCTTTTTGAATCTGCTAGAGGTCCAGGTGGACGTATGTCTCAAAGAAG GGAAATGACAGAAGATGGGAGGGAGCTGCATTTTGATCATGGGGCTCCTTATTTCTCAGTTAGTAATAATCCTGGTGTGTTGAGACTTATTTGTGAGTGGCAATCAAAGGGACTTGTTGATGAGTGGAATGAAAAGTTTGCTACTTTTGATTTTGCTTCAAAACAGTTTCTTGATATTGAACAG GAAGGTTTGGACAAGAAATATGTTGGTGTTCCAGGAATGAATTCGATTTGTAAATCGTTATGCCAGGAGCCTG GAGTTGAAAGTAGGTTTGGGGTAGGCGTTGGGAAGTTGGAGTGGTCGGATAATGAAGATTCATGGTCGTTGATGGGTTTAAATGGCGAAAGTCTTGGTTCGTTTAAGGGAGTGGTTACATCAGACAAAAGTACATTTTCACAAAGGTTCACTAATGTTACAGGAAAACCTGTACCTATTG ACATGGGAAAATTTCCAGAAATACCGTTGAAGATGACAGAAATTCCTGTTAATCCTTGCTTTGCTCTCATGTTGGCGTTCGAAGAGCCTTTGACAGAG ATACCGATAAGAGCATTCTCATTCAAGAAGTCGAAAGTTCTACATCGGGCATTCTGTGACAGCAGCAAACCAGGGCGTTCGCGCAATAG TGAATGCTGGGTGTTACACTCTACGGCGGAGTATGCTCAGGATGTTATTGCCCAGACAGGGCTTCAAAAGCCTTCGAGCGCAACATTAGCAAAAGTAGCTGAAGAactatttcaagaatttcaaagCACAAAGCTCGGTATACCTCCGGCTTTTTTCAAGAAGGCTCATCGATG GGGCAGTGCATTCCCAGCGATAAGCATAGCAGAAGATGAGAAATGCCTCTGGGACGCGAAGAAAAGGCTGGCTGTATGTGGAGACTTCTGTGTTAGTCCAGATGTTGAAGGGGCTATCATTAGTGGCTTGGCTGCTGCTGCAAAATGTTCCGAGGGTCTCTGTCACTTATAA
- the LOC107845685 gene encoding renalase isoform X3, with translation MNVSGAVCASTLAKNGISVTLFESARGPGGRMSQRREMTEDGRELHFDHGAPYFSVSNNPGVLRLICEWQSKGLVDEWNEKFATFDFASKQFLDIEQEGLDKKYVGVPGMNSICKSLCQEPGVESRFGVGVGKLEWSDNEDSWSLMGLNGESLGSFKGVVTSDKSTFSQRFTNVTGKPVPIDMGKFPEIPLKMTEIPVNPCFALMLAFEEPLTEIPIRAFSFKKSKVLHRAFCDSSKPGRSRNSECWVLHSTAEYAQDVIAQTGLQKPSSATLAKVAEELFQEFQSTKLGIPPAFFKKAHRWGSAFPAISIAEDEKCLWDAKKRLAVCGDFCVSPDVEGAIISGLAAAAKCSEGLCHL, from the exons ATGAACG tttcagGAGCTGTTTGTGCATCCACTTTGGCCAAGAATGGAATTTCAGTTACCCTTTTTGAATCTGCTAGAGGTCCAGGTGGACGTATGTCTCAAAGAAG GGAAATGACAGAAGATGGGAGGGAGCTGCATTTTGATCATGGGGCTCCTTATTTCTCAGTTAGTAATAATCCTGGTGTGTTGAGACTTATTTGTGAGTGGCAATCAAAGGGACTTGTTGATGAGTGGAATGAAAAGTTTGCTACTTTTGATTTTGCTTCAAAACAGTTTCTTGATATTGAACAG GAAGGTTTGGACAAGAAATATGTTGGTGTTCCAGGAATGAATTCGATTTGTAAATCGTTATGCCAGGAGCCTG GAGTTGAAAGTAGGTTTGGGGTAGGCGTTGGGAAGTTGGAGTGGTCGGATAATGAAGATTCATGGTCGTTGATGGGTTTAAATGGCGAAAGTCTTGGTTCGTTTAAGGGAGTGGTTACATCAGACAAAAGTACATTTTCACAAAGGTTCACTAATGTTACAGGAAAACCTGTACCTATTG ACATGGGAAAATTTCCAGAAATACCGTTGAAGATGACAGAAATTCCTGTTAATCCTTGCTTTGCTCTCATGTTGGCGTTCGAAGAGCCTTTGACAGAG ATACCGATAAGAGCATTCTCATTCAAGAAGTCGAAAGTTCTACATCGGGCATTCTGTGACAGCAGCAAACCAGGGCGTTCGCGCAATAG TGAATGCTGGGTGTTACACTCTACGGCGGAGTATGCTCAGGATGTTATTGCCCAGACAGGGCTTCAAAAGCCTTCGAGCGCAACATTAGCAAAAGTAGCTGAAGAactatttcaagaatttcaaagCACAAAGCTCGGTATACCTCCGGCTTTTTTCAAGAAGGCTCATCGATG GGGCAGTGCATTCCCAGCGATAAGCATAGCAGAAGATGAGAAATGCCTCTGGGACGCGAAGAAAAGGCTGGCTGTATGTGGAGACTTCTGTGTTAGTCCAGATGTTGAAGGGGCTATCATTAGTGGCTTGGCTGCTGCTGCAAAATGTTCCGAGGGTCTCTGTCACTTATAA
- the LOC107845685 gene encoding renalase isoform X1 produces MLSLPTGLMTRYLSPRTRNTASEYFYGKLMKRGCLFSVSGAVCASTLAKNGISVTLFESARGPGGRMSQRREMTEDGRELHFDHGAPYFSVSNNPGVLRLICEWQSKGLVDEWNEKFATFDFASKQFLDIEQEGLDKKYVGVPGMNSICKSLCQEPGVESRFGVGVGKLEWSDNEDSWSLMGLNGESLGSFKGVVTSDKSTFSQRFTNVTGKPVPIDMGKFPEIPLKMTEIPVNPCFALMLAFEEPLTEIPIRAFSFKKSKVLHRAFCDSSKPGRSRNSECWVLHSTAEYAQDVIAQTGLQKPSSATLAKVAEELFQEFQSTKLGIPPAFFKKAHRWGSAFPAISIAEDEKCLWDAKKRLAVCGDFCVSPDVEGAIISGLAAAAKCSEGLCHL; encoded by the exons atgttgtccttaccaacGGGACTAATGACGAGATACCTGTCACCTCGTACCAGAAACACAGCTAGTGAATATTTTTACGGTAAACTGATGAAAAGGggttgtttattttcagtttcagGAGCTGTTTGTGCATCCACTTTGGCCAAGAATGGAATTTCAGTTACCCTTTTTGAATCTGCTAGAGGTCCAGGTGGACGTATGTCTCAAAGAAG GGAAATGACAGAAGATGGGAGGGAGCTGCATTTTGATCATGGGGCTCCTTATTTCTCAGTTAGTAATAATCCTGGTGTGTTGAGACTTATTTGTGAGTGGCAATCAAAGGGACTTGTTGATGAGTGGAATGAAAAGTTTGCTACTTTTGATTTTGCTTCAAAACAGTTTCTTGATATTGAACAG GAAGGTTTGGACAAGAAATATGTTGGTGTTCCAGGAATGAATTCGATTTGTAAATCGTTATGCCAGGAGCCTG GAGTTGAAAGTAGGTTTGGGGTAGGCGTTGGGAAGTTGGAGTGGTCGGATAATGAAGATTCATGGTCGTTGATGGGTTTAAATGGCGAAAGTCTTGGTTCGTTTAAGGGAGTGGTTACATCAGACAAAAGTACATTTTCACAAAGGTTCACTAATGTTACAGGAAAACCTGTACCTATTG ACATGGGAAAATTTCCAGAAATACCGTTGAAGATGACAGAAATTCCTGTTAATCCTTGCTTTGCTCTCATGTTGGCGTTCGAAGAGCCTTTGACAGAG ATACCGATAAGAGCATTCTCATTCAAGAAGTCGAAAGTTCTACATCGGGCATTCTGTGACAGCAGCAAACCAGGGCGTTCGCGCAATAG TGAATGCTGGGTGTTACACTCTACGGCGGAGTATGCTCAGGATGTTATTGCCCAGACAGGGCTTCAAAAGCCTTCGAGCGCAACATTAGCAAAAGTAGCTGAAGAactatttcaagaatttcaaagCACAAAGCTCGGTATACCTCCGGCTTTTTTCAAGAAGGCTCATCGATG GGGCAGTGCATTCCCAGCGATAAGCATAGCAGAAGATGAGAAATGCCTCTGGGACGCGAAGAAAAGGCTGGCTGTATGTGGAGACTTCTGTGTTAGTCCAGATGTTGAAGGGGCTATCATTAGTGGCTTGGCTGCTGCTGCAAAATGTTCCGAGGGTCTCTGTCACTTATAA
- the LOC107845527 gene encoding cold-responsive protein kinase 1, whose translation MTCFPLFCRKHHSSTRHPSEFDGELSGVKNVTLFSYKQLRIATDDFSPVNKIGEGGFGSVYKGRLKSGKMAAIKVLSSESKQGVREFLTEIKVISDVEHENLVKLYGCCIEDDHRILVYNYLENNSLAQTLLGGGHSSIQFNWRTRTKICVGVAKGLAYLHEQVKPHIIHRDIKASNILLDKDLTPKISDFGLAKLIPPNATHVSTRVAGTIGYLAPEYAIRGQATRKSDVYSYGVLLIEIVTGRCNTNSRLPIDEQYLLERTWQLYERKELVLLVDTSLDGAFDAEQACRFLKIGLLCTQDALKLRPSMSTILKMLTGEMEVDNNKITKPGLISDFMDLKIKNNAPKLHPEQINAAYDYVLSSDNTTTLPSTSSSQGNSTFTTVAYDQSI comes from the exons ATGACTTGCTTCCCTTTATTCTGTAGAAAACATCACTCATCAACTAGGCATCCATCCGAATTTGATGGTG AGCTCTCCGGCGTCAAGAATGTCACGCTTTTCTCGTATAAGCAGTTAAGAATTGCCACAGATGATTTTAGTCCCGTGAATAAAATCGGAGAGGGCGGATTTGGTTCTGTTTATAAG GGAAGGCTAAAAAGTGGGAAAATGGCTGCGATAAAGGTTCTTTCAAGTGAATCAAAGCAGGGCGTCAGGGAGTTCTTGACCGAAATTAAAGTAATTTCAGACGTTGAGCATGAAAATTTAGTCAAACTCTATGGCTGTTGTATAGAAGACGATCACAGGATTTTGGTCTACAACTATCTTGAAAATAACAGCCTTGCTCAAACACTTCTTG GTGGAGGACACAGTAGCATCCAGTTCAATTGGCGAACACGGACTAAAATTTGCGTTGGAGTTGCAAAGGGGCTAGCTTATCTTCATGAGCAAGTGAAACCACATATAATTCACCGTGATATCAAAGCGAGTAATATTCTCCTCGATAAAGACTTGACACCCAAGATTTCAGATTTTGGCCTGGCAAAGCTCATTCCCCCTAACGCGACACATGTTAGTACGCGCGTTGCAGGAACCAT TGGTTATTTGGCACCGGAGTATGCAATTAGAGGGCAGGCAACACGTAAATCAGATGTTTACAGTTATGGCGTCCTTCTGATAGAAATCGTCACTGGAAGATGCAACACAAACTCACGTTTACCTATTGACGAACAATATCTCCTTGAACGG ACGTGGCAACTTTATGAGAGGAAGGAGCTGGTATTGCTAGTAGACACGTCTCTAGACGGAGCTTTTGATGCTGAACAGGCCTGCAGGTTCTTGAAAATTGGGCTCCTCTGCACTCAAGACGCCTTAAAGCTTCGGCCATCCATGTCGACTATTCTCAAGATGCTAACCGGTGAGATGGAGGTCGATAACAATAAGATAACGAAACCAGGGTTGATCTCCGATTTCATGGACCTCAAGATCAAAAACAACGCGCCTAAACTTCACCCTGAACAAATCAACGCGGCATATGACTATGTATTATCCTCGGACAATACAACAACTTTGCCATCGACGAGTTCTTCTCAAGGTAACTCGACATTCACAACTGTTGCATATGATCAAAGCATTTGA
- the LOC107845535 gene encoding probable protein phosphatase 2C 6: MGICYSSRKGKKSENESKKFDLKLRKSSSSNGDFSTFISKLSAGGGGGAEVGLEQIHGRLIGNGGSSVACLYTQQGKKGINQDAMIVWENYCSRSDTILCGVFDGHGPHGHKVAQKVRDYLPIFLRSEWETKSYGDQNAVSENGNTNGGLHFDDFVDDDLVESVEAQNNENFPEIHLPLKRSILRAFRSMDKELKLHPSIDCFCSGSTAVTLVMQGQDIFVGNVGDSRAVLATRDKDDNLMAVQLTVDLKPNLPREAARIHKCKGRVFALQDEPEVARVWLPNCDSPGLAMARAFGDFCLKDFGLISVPDVYYHHITERDEFVLLATDGVWDVLSNKEAVDIVASAPSRATGGRALVDCATRAWRLKYPTSKNDDCAIVCLYLNSTPVLDVKVTEGQNKLTNSPEMEIKTNTMVGSKLTNSPEVEIKPKNSPEVEIKSTSTIDGDVGISDTEVISSQTVDREDLSTTKGSSEIVPVVESLEEQHPDKGLGQSKRSIAEFLSTAQDDEWSALEGITRVNSLLSLPRFLSAGKRLVMRHQRVNI; this comes from the exons ATGGGAATTTGCTATTCATCAAGAAAAGGGAAGAAGAGTGAAAATGAGAGTAAAAAGTTTGATTTGAAGTTGAGGAAGAGCAGTTCTTCTAATGGTGATTTTAGTACATTTATAAGCAAGTTGAGTgcaggaggaggaggaggagctGAGGTGGGGCTTGAGCAGATTCATGGAAGGTTAATTGGGAATGGTGGTAGTAGTGTTGCTTGTTTATATACTCAGCAAGGGAAAAAAGGTATCAATCAAGATGCCATGATTGTTTGGGAG AATTATTGTTCGAGAAGCGATACAATCCTCTGTGGAGTATTTGATGGGCATGGTCCTCATGGTCATAAGGTTGCACAGAAAGTTCGAGATTATCTTCCAATTTTTCTGCGATCAGAGTGGGAAACTAAATCCTATGGTGATCAAAATGCTGTGTCTGAGAACGGAAATACTAATGGAGGCTTGCATTTTGACGACTTTGTGGATGATGATTTGGTCGAATCAGTGGAAGCTCAGAACAATGAAAATTTCCCAGAAATCCATCTGCCTCTTAAGAGGTCAATATTAAGGGCTTTTAGATCAATGGATAAGGAACTGAAGTTACACCCCTCAATTGACTGTTTCTGCAGCGGGTCAACTGCTGTTACTTTGGTAATGCAG GGCCAGGATATATTTGTTGGTAATGTTGGCGACTCGAGAGCTGTTTTGGCAACAAGAGATAAAGACGACAACTTAATGGCCGTGCAGTTGACAGTAGATTTGAAGCCTAATCTTCCAA GAGAAGCTGCTAGAATCCATAAGTGTAAAGGAAGGGTTTTTGCACTACAAGACGAACCAGAGGTTGCACGTGTGTGGTTGCCAAACTGCGACTCTCCAGGTCTGGCAATGGCGAGAGCATTTGGTGATTTTTGTCTcaaggattttggtttaatttctGTGCCGGATGTGTATTACCACCACATTACCGAAAGGGATGAGTTTGTCCTCCTTGCGACCGATGGG GTTTGGGATGTCCTTTCTAATAAGGAAGCTGTGGATATTGTGGCCTCCGCTCCCAGTCGTGCAACAGGTGGCCGAGCTCTTGTTGACTGTGCTACTAGAGCATGGAGACTAAAATATCCAACGTCAAAAAATGACGACTGTGCTATAGTATGCCTTTACCTAAACTCCACACCTGTACTCGATGTCAAGGTGACCGAAGGCCAAAATAAGCTGACAAATTCCCCCGAAATGGAAATTAAGACAAATACTATGGTCGGAAGTAAGCTGACAAATTCTCCTGAAGTGGAAATTAAGCCGAAAAATTCTCCTGAAGTGGAGATTAAGTCGACAAGTACTATAGATGGAGATGTTGGAATATCAGATACTGAAGTTATTTCTTCTCAGACTGTCGATCGTGAAGATCTCAGTACGACCAAGGGTTCCAGTGAGATAGTTCCAGTCGTTGAGTCCCTGGAAGAACAACATCCGGATAAGGGTCTCGGCCAGTCTAAGAGAAGTATAGCTGAGTTCCTCTCAACTGCACAAGATGACGAATGGTCAGCCCTCGAGGGAATTACCAGAGTTAACAGTCTTCTTAGTCTTCCTAGATTCTTGTCTGCTGGAAAAAGGTTGGTTATGCGACATCAACGCGTCAATATCTAG